In Chryseobacterium shigense, the following proteins share a genomic window:
- a CDS encoding MgtC/SapB family protein, whose translation MEFLQDHYAVQNELLLILISVLLGLLIGAEREYRNKSAGLRTFILVCFGSCLFTILSIKIGVGNPDRLAANIITGIGFLGAGVIFKGDNKIEGITTATTIWATASIGMAVGSGYVYLSLLGTVLVLLILSALIYLQNFIDSSHKIREYRITVAGSEDIRHCEKIFEEHHLKYLMLKLQYAQGNLSVTWRLTGKHTKHDEVIRSLINDPKITAYQF comes from the coding sequence CCGTCCTTCTGGGACTGCTGATCGGTGCGGAACGCGAATACCGGAACAAATCAGCGGGTCTCCGTACTTTTATCCTGGTATGTTTCGGGTCCTGTCTGTTTACCATACTTTCCATCAAAATAGGAGTAGGAAATCCTGACCGTCTTGCAGCCAATATCATTACCGGAATCGGATTTCTGGGAGCTGGTGTTATTTTTAAAGGCGATAATAAGATTGAGGGAATTACCACGGCAACCACTATCTGGGCTACTGCCTCAATAGGAATGGCCGTAGGTTCAGGGTATGTTTACCTTTCACTGCTGGGGACGGTTTTGGTTCTTTTGATCCTGAGTGCGCTCATTTATCTTCAGAATTTTATAGATAGCAGCCATAAGATCAGGGAATACAGAATAACTGTAGCCGGATCAGAAGACATCAGACATTGTGAAAAAATATTCGAGGAACATCACCTGAAATATCTTATGCTGAAACTGCAGTATGCACAGGGAAATCTTTCTGTAACGTGGAGGCTCACCGGAAAACATACAAAACATGATGAAGTTATAAGAAGCCTTATTAATGACCCTAAGATTACAGCTTATCAGTTTTAG
- a CDS encoding copper resistance protein NlpE gives MTNSKMFILGIASAVFLASCNPKEKTTETTDAATDSATVQTTPTDSIVKATPTAPGDTSENALDWPGTYEAVVPCADCPGIKTALTINNDKTFSITEEYIDRNSKNEDKGTFEWDSAGSVITLKGKTANYKYKVGENILIQLDMDGKEITGPNKDLYVFKKK, from the coding sequence ATGACGAATAGCAAAATGTTCATTCTGGGAATTGCATCTGCTGTATTTCTGGCATCGTGTAATCCTAAAGAGAAAACTACGGAAACTACAGATGCTGCAACGGATTCTGCGACTGTACAGACTACACCAACTGACAGTATTGTAAAAGCAACTCCTACGGCGCCGGGGGATACTTCGGAAAATGCTCTTGACTGGCCGGGGACCTATGAGGCTGTAGTTCCGTGTGCAGACTGCCCGGGAATTAAAACTGCTCTTACGATTAACAATGATAAAACTTTCAGCATCACTGAAGAATATATCGACAGAAACTCAAAAAATGAGGATAAAGGAACTTTTGAATGGGATTCCGCAGGAAGTGTAATTACCCTGAAAGGAAAAACCGCCAATTACAAGTATAAAGTAGGTGAAAATATTCTTATCCAGCTGGATATGGACGGAAAAGAAATAACCGGTCCGAACAAGGATCTGTATGTTTTCAAGAAAAAATAA
- a CDS encoding S46 family peptidase, producing MTKKILLSVFLLPAAMAFAQQYGGMWIPTELNEKEMKDLGMKISAKDIFNTQKPSIKDAVVQFNGGCTAEIISPKGLLLTNHHCGYGQIQAHSTVQNDLLSNGFWAKNPEGELPNPGVKVDFIVDIKEVTDQILEGTDNLVEPELTKKINKNIEVYKNSQKIESYQSIIVKSMYYGNKYYAFTTETYKDIRLVGAPPQSIGKFGSDTDNWVWPRHTGDFSMFRIYAGKDNKPAEYSKDNVPYVPKHYLPVSIKDKTENDFTFVFGFPGKTTEYLPAVAVEKIMTDIDPARIAVREVALKTLDEKMRVDSETRIKYASKYASVANYWKKWIGEVEGLKKSNAVEKKVMYEGSLVAKNHEIKATLDQLNKLYSDQAPYALNNAYYTEVVKNAETLKLAGDYYDYINSVESGKMDEKELAKLKTKLTSFYKDYSAELDAKVTAKLLALYANKTAPQFLPVGFAKYKDDNQNIPVIEEMSKNSVITGRAQVNGAALTSDIEKAFSNQDKLIKTLKKDPVYQLYVSMKETYMKNADPQFTSLQGKIDDLQKKFMAQQMATDKDRKFFPDANSTLRVTYGKVKGSTPRDAVSYGYQTHLAGVIEKYVPGDYEFDVPKKLIDLYNKKDYSIYKDKTGDVPVGFTATNHTTGGNSGSPALDANGNLVGLNFDRQWEGTMSDINYDPRFSRNIMVDTKYILFIIDKYADSKWLIDEMKVIK from the coding sequence ATGACAAAAAAGATACTTTTATCTGTATTTCTTTTGCCGGCTGCAATGGCATTTGCACAACAATATGGAGGAATGTGGATTCCTACAGAGCTGAATGAAAAGGAAATGAAGGATTTGGGAATGAAAATCTCTGCCAAAGACATTTTCAATACTCAGAAGCCGAGCATAAAGGATGCGGTGGTACAGTTTAACGGCGGATGTACTGCAGAAATTATTTCACCCAAAGGATTATTGCTGACGAACCACCATTGCGGGTATGGGCAGATCCAGGCACATTCCACGGTTCAGAATGACCTTCTTTCCAATGGTTTCTGGGCTAAGAATCCGGAGGGAGAACTTCCGAATCCGGGGGTAAAAGTAGACTTCATTGTAGATATCAAAGAAGTGACAGATCAGATCCTGGAAGGTACAGACAACCTTGTAGAGCCTGAACTGACTAAAAAAATCAATAAAAATATAGAAGTTTATAAAAACTCCCAGAAAATAGAATCTTACCAGTCGATCATTGTAAAATCAATGTATTACGGTAACAAATATTACGCTTTTACTACTGAAACTTACAAAGATATCCGTCTGGTTGGGGCACCGCCTCAAAGCATAGGAAAGTTCGGAAGTGATACGGATAACTGGGTCTGGCCAAGACATACCGGGGATTTCTCCATGTTCAGAATTTATGCTGGCAAAGACAATAAACCGGCAGAATATTCAAAAGACAATGTTCCTTACGTTCCGAAACATTACCTTCCGGTTTCCATAAAAGATAAAACTGAAAACGATTTTACATTCGTATTCGGATTCCCGGGGAAAACAACGGAATATCTTCCTGCAGTGGCTGTTGAGAAAATCATGACCGATATAGATCCTGCGAGGATTGCCGTTCGGGAGGTAGCCCTGAAAACATTAGACGAAAAAATGCGTGTAGACAGTGAAACACGTATCAAATATGCTTCAAAATATGCTTCGGTAGCCAATTACTGGAAAAAGTGGATTGGTGAAGTAGAAGGCTTGAAAAAATCGAATGCAGTAGAGAAAAAAGTAATGTATGAAGGCTCTCTGGTGGCTAAAAATCATGAGATCAAAGCTACTTTGGACCAGCTGAATAAGCTGTACAGCGATCAGGCACCTTACGCATTGAACAATGCCTACTATACAGAAGTAGTGAAAAATGCAGAAACATTGAAGCTTGCAGGAGATTACTACGACTATATAAATTCCGTAGAATCAGGAAAAATGGATGAAAAAGAGCTTGCCAAATTAAAGACAAAGCTGACTTCATTCTACAAAGATTACAGCGCAGAACTTGATGCTAAAGTAACTGCAAAATTACTGGCTCTGTATGCCAATAAAACAGCTCCTCAGTTCCTGCCTGTAGGTTTTGCCAAATATAAGGATGATAACCAGAATATTCCGGTGATTGAGGAAATGTCTAAAAACTCTGTCATCACAGGAAGAGCGCAGGTAAACGGTGCAGCTCTGACAAGTGACATTGAAAAAGCGTTTTCCAATCAGGACAAGCTGATCAAAACTTTGAAAAAAGATCCTGTTTACCAGCTGTATGTTTCTATGAAAGAGACATATATGAAAAACGCTGATCCTCAGTTTACTTCTCTTCAGGGGAAAATTGATGATCTGCAGAAAAAATTCATGGCCCAGCAGATGGCAACGGATAAGGACAGAAAATTCTTCCCGGATGCCAATTCTACCCTTCGTGTAACTTATGGAAAAGTAAAAGGCTCAACTCCAAGAGATGCAGTTTCTTACGGATACCAGACACATTTAGCGGGAGTTATTGAAAAATATGTTCCGGGAGATTACGAATTTGATGTTCCTAAAAAGCTGATCGATCTTTACAATAAAAAAGATTACAGCATTTATAAAGACAAAACTGGCGATGTTCCTGTAGGATTTACCGCTACCAACCATACGACTGGAGGAAATTCAGGAAGCCCGGCACTCGATGCGAACGGAAACCTTGTAGGACTGAACTTCGACAGACAGTGGGAGGGAACAATGAGCGATATCAACTACGACCCGCGTTTCAGCCGAAACATCATGGTAGATACAAAATATATCCTTTTCATTATTGATAAATATGCCGATTCCAAATGGCTTATCGATGAAATGAAGGTGATAAAATAA
- a CDS encoding polysaccharide deacetylase family protein, whose product MKDNIINLLAAFETENIGKSFPMEYCLPVYHCVSDEKLPHIRHIIQYKNTRQFEEDLDYLSKHFQFVSWAEFKDFVNGHFKPEKKIALLTFDDGFREFYDTVLPVLERKGIYACNFINPAFIDNRELMFRCKASLIIDAAEKAKTVDPEIYSILSLENPSKENLKQKVLKIGYHEKDLLDSITEKLEIDCNAYLREYKPYLTTDQLKTLTQKGYGISSHSWDHPKYGELTLQEQMESTNRTFNYLKENGFIYESFAFPFTDFGVKKDFFDELFKNKEMFCSFGSAGAKWDSVERNFHRIPMEMGESGEQILKKETAYFRLKKIINKNKIVRR is encoded by the coding sequence ATGAAAGATAATATCATCAATCTGCTTGCAGCTTTTGAGACGGAAAATATCGGGAAATCCTTTCCGATGGAGTACTGTTTACCTGTTTACCATTGCGTTTCTGATGAAAAATTACCCCATATCAGGCATATTATTCAATATAAAAATACCAGGCAGTTTGAAGAGGATCTGGATTATCTTTCAAAACATTTTCAGTTTGTAAGCTGGGCAGAGTTCAAAGATTTTGTCAATGGTCATTTTAAGCCTGAGAAAAAGATTGCCTTACTGACTTTTGATGATGGTTTCAGGGAGTTTTATGATACAGTACTTCCTGTTCTGGAACGGAAAGGAATATATGCCTGTAATTTTATAAATCCTGCGTTTATTGACAACCGTGAGCTGATGTTCAGATGTAAGGCAAGCTTAATTATTGACGCAGCAGAAAAAGCAAAAACAGTTGATCCGGAAATTTACAGTATACTTTCCCTGGAGAACCCTTCAAAAGAGAACTTAAAACAAAAGGTTTTAAAGATCGGTTATCATGAAAAAGATCTGCTGGACAGTATAACAGAAAAATTAGAAATAGACTGTAATGCCTATTTAAGAGAGTATAAACCTTATCTTACCACAGACCAACTAAAAACACTGACCCAAAAAGGCTATGGGATTTCCTCTCACAGCTGGGATCATCCAAAATACGGGGAACTTACCCTACAGGAACAGATGGAAAGTACCAACCGGACCTTTAATTACTTAAAAGAAAACGGTTTTATTTACGAAAGCTTTGCATTCCCGTTCACTGATTTTGGAGTGAAAAAAGATTTTTTTGATGAGCTGTTTAAAAATAAAGAAATGTTCTGCAGCTTTGGAAGTGCAGGAGCAAAATGGGACAGTGTGGAACGAAATTTTCACAGGATACCAATGGAAATGGGAGAGAGCGGAGAACAGATACTAAAAAAAGAAACTGCCTATTTCCGGCTGAAAAAAATAATCAACAAAAATAAAATAGTGAGAAGATGA
- a CDS encoding GNAT family N-acetyltransferase, with translation MTELKTFNKKELQDFILSGDFSSFDFLPISEHRAKSQIRNPKALDNQTLLVLAFYDGELAGYVGCFPDHYVIDGEIFHYAWLSTLFVSEEFRGKKIAKSLLNKMFEEYDGNIIATEFTKEAEALYNMLGVFEYIYPKAGKRYYFRSDAAFMIPEKKPGTKALKPVFQIADIAANSLIAVKNSMVKKPGFRFEILDQIDAESSVFMSKFQSRRNADEINVYMKNPWVLESKKKEEKYLFSGYAEVFKYFWVKIYNDNHVLTACSLLQLRDGNLKIPYLFSEVPELERFIEFLSYFIVKNKVKTLTSYQKELNNKLEQSKIFPQIYKRDFERRYLFHKQLIQHLPQGFNPEYQDGDGDCMMT, from the coding sequence ATGACAGAGCTGAAAACATTTAACAAAAAAGAACTTCAAGATTTTATTTTATCAGGAGACTTCAGCAGCTTTGATTTTCTTCCCATTTCAGAACACAGGGCAAAATCCCAGATCAGAAATCCGAAAGCACTGGATAATCAGACGCTTTTGGTTCTGGCCTTTTATGACGGAGAACTGGCAGGATATGTAGGCTGTTTTCCGGATCATTATGTAATAGACGGAGAAATATTCCATTATGCCTGGTTGAGTACCTTATTTGTAAGCGAAGAATTCCGCGGTAAAAAGATTGCAAAATCATTACTGAATAAGATGTTTGAGGAATACGACGGTAATATTATCGCAACAGAATTTACCAAAGAAGCAGAAGCGCTGTATAATATGCTTGGTGTTTTCGAGTATATTTATCCAAAAGCTGGAAAAAGATACTATTTCCGCTCTGATGCAGCTTTTATGATTCCTGAGAAGAAGCCCGGAACCAAAGCACTGAAACCTGTTTTTCAGATTGCTGATATTGCCGCTAATTCTTTGATTGCTGTAAAAAATTCAATGGTGAAAAAGCCCGGATTCAGATTTGAAATTCTTGATCAGATTGATGCGGAAAGTTCAGTATTTATGTCGAAATTCCAGAGCAGGCGTAATGCAGATGAAATCAATGTATATATGAAAAATCCGTGGGTGCTGGAAAGTAAGAAAAAAGAAGAAAAATACCTGTTTTCAGGTTATGCTGAGGTTTTTAAATATTTCTGGGTGAAAATATACAATGATAATCATGTTCTGACAGCCTGTTCATTGCTTCAGCTCAGAGACGGCAACCTTAAAATTCCTTATTTGTTTTCAGAAGTTCCGGAACTTGAACGGTTTATTGAGTTCTTAAGCTATTTTATTGTTAAAAATAAAGTGAAAACACTGACCAGCTACCAGAAAGAGCTCAATAATAAGCTGGAACAATCTAAAATATTTCCTCAAATCTACAAACGTGATTTTGAAAGAAGATACCTGTTTCACAAACAGCTTATCCAACATCTTCCCCAAGGGTTTAATCCGGAATATCAGGATGGAGACGGAGATTGTATGATGACATAA